Proteins encoded together in one Vitis vinifera cultivar Pinot Noir 40024 chromosome 4, ASM3070453v1 window:
- the LOC100852851 gene encoding fructose-bisphosphate aldolase 1, chloroplastic, protein MASASLLKSSPVLDKSEWVKGQSLRQPSVSVVRCNPVAPSVLTIRAGSYADELVKTAKTIASPGRGILAMDESNATCGKRLASIGLENTEANRQAYRTLLVTAPGLGNYISGAILFEETLYQSTTDGKKMVDVLVEQKIVPGIKVDKGLVPLVGSNDESWCQGLDGLASRSAAYYQQGARFAKWRTVVSIPNGPSALAVKEAAWGLARYAAISQDNGLVPIVEPEILLDGEHGIDRTFEVAQKVWAEVFFYLAENNVMFEGILLKPSMVTPGAECKDKATPEQVAQYTLKLLSRRIPPAVPGIMFLSGGQSEVEATLNLNAMNQAPNPWHVSFSYARALQNTCLKTWGGRPENVKEAQDTLLLRAKANSLAQLGKYTGEGESEESKQGMFVKGYVY, encoded by the exons ATGGCATCTGCCTCTCTTCTCAAGTCATCTCCGGTTCTCGACAAGTCGGAGTGGGTGAAGGGCCAGTCACTTCGCCAACCCTCCGTTTCCGTGGTCCGCTGCAACCCTGTTGCTCCCTCAGTGCTAACCATTCGAGCTGGCTCATACGCTGATGAGCTTGTCAAAACCGCG AAAACTATTGCCTCTCCTGGGCGTGGAATCTTGGCGATGGATGAGTCAAATGCTACCTGCGGGAAGCGTCTGGCATCAATTGGGCTAGAGAACACGGAGGCCAACCGCCAGGCTTACAGAACACTCCTGGTCACGGCACCTGGGCTTGGCAACTACATCTCAGGAGCTATCCTCTTCGAGGAGACACTCTACCAATCCACCACTGACGGGAAGAAGATGGTTGATGTGCTTGTTGAGCAGAAAATTGTGCCTGGTATTAAGGTTGACAAG GGTTTAGTTCCTCTGGTCGGTTCAAACGACGAGTCTTGGTGCCAGGGTCTAGATGGCCTCGCCTCCCGCTCTGCTGCTTACTATCAGCAGGGTGCTCGTTTCGCAAAATG GCGCACGGTTGTGAGCATTCCCAACGGCCCATCTGCCCTTGCTGTGAAGGAAGCAGCCTGGGGTCTGGCTCGCTATGCTGCCATCTCTCAG GACAATGGATTGGTGCCAATCGTGGAGCCGGAGATTCTGCTTGATGGGGAACATGGGATCGACAGGACCTTTGAAGTGGCCCAGAAGGTATGGGCTGAGGTTTTCTTCTACCTTGCTGAGAACAATGTCATGTTTGAAGGTATCCTTCTCAAGCCCAGCATGGTTACTCCTGGGGCCGAGTGCAAGGACAAAGCCACACCTGAACAGGTTGCCCAATACACCCTCAAGCTCCTCAGCCGAAGAATCCCCCCAGCTGTCCCTGGAATCATG TTTTTATCTGGTGGGCAATCTGAGGTGGAAGCTACCCTCAACCTGAATGCAATGAACCAAGCTCCTAACCCATGGCACGTGTCCTTCTCATACGCAAGAGCCCTTCAGAACACTTGCTTGAAGACGTGGGGAGGAAGGCCTGAGAACGTGAAGGAGGCTCAAGATACTCTTCTTCTCAGGGCAAAGGCCAACTCTCTTGCTCAGCTTGGCAAGTATACCGGTGAGGGAGAGTCTGAGGAGTCCAAGCAAGGAATGTTCGTGAAGGGTTATGTCTACTAA
- the LOC100854228 gene encoding probable serine protease EDA2 isoform X3, producing the protein MRLVLILTTFSLLCLASNGAITSRLLQRNSHSSNFLTTDELWFNQTVDHFSPLDHSKFPQRYYEFTDYFRLPDGPIFLKICGEASCDGIPNDYISVLAKKFGAAVVSLEHRYYGKSSPFRSLRTENLKYLSSKQALFDLAVFRQYYQESLNVKVNRSNVENPWFVFGVSYAGALSAWFRLKFPHLTCGSLASSAVVLAIYNFTEFDRQIGESAGAECKAVLQEVNGLVEQRLAVDGNAVKSLFGAASLKIDADFLYLLADAAVTAFQYGNPDMLCSPLVQAKKDGEDLENAYATYVKEYYLGTFGVSIETYNQQHLKRTNSAGDTSDRLWWFQVCTEVAFFQVAPSDDSMRSSEINTKYHLDLCKNVFGNGIYPDVDATNIYYGGTKIAGSKIIFTNGSQDPWRHASKLTSTPDMPSFLISCHNCGHGTDLRGCPQSPLSPEGDAKNCSSPDAVHKVRQQIIEHIDLWLSQCQATDV; encoded by the exons ATGAGGCTGGTCCTCATTTTGACAACGTTTTCGTTGCTGTGCTTGGCCTCCAATGGCGCTATAACTTCTCGATTGCTTCAGCGCAATTCTCATAGCAGCAATTTCTTGACCACCGACGAACTCTGGTTCAATCAGACTGTCGATCACTTCTCCCCTTTG GATCACAGTAAGTTTCCGCAACGGTACTATGAATTCACTGACTACTTTCGACTTCCTGATGGAccgatttttttaaagatatgtGGAGAAGCTTCATGCGATGGGATACCCAATGATTATATCAGT GTTTTGGCAAAGAAATTTGGAGCAGCTGTGGTTTCTCTTGAGCATCGCTACTATGGAAAGAGTTCCCCCTTTCGGTCTCTGAGAACAGAAAATCTGAAATATCTTTCATCTAAGCAGGCACTTTTTGATTTGGCCGTTTTCCGTCAATATTATCAG GAATCCTTGAACGTAAAAGTCAATCGATCAAATGTTGAAAATCCATGGTTTGTTTTTGGTGTTTCGTATGCTGGTGCTCTTAGTGCATGGTTTCGTCTAAAGTTCCCACATTTAACATGTGGAAGTCTTGCCAGTTCTGCAGTTGTCCTTGCTATTTACAACTTTACTGAATTTGACCGTCAG ATTGGAGAGTCAGCTGGTGCTGAATGTAAAGCTGTATTACAAGAAGTTAATGGACTTGTTGAACAGAGGCTTGCAGTTGATGGAAATGCTGTGAAGTCATTGTTTGGTGCTGCTAGT CTCAAGATTGATGCTGATTTCCTGTATCTTCTGGCAGATGCTGCAGTTACAGCA TTTCAATATGGTAATCCAGATATGCTATGCTCCCCTCTTGTTCAAGCGAAAAAGGATGGAGAGGATCTGGAG AATGCGTATGCCACATATGTAAAAGAGTATTATCTTGGAACCTTTGGTGTCAGCATTGAAACTTATAATCAGCAGCATTTGAAAAGAACTAATTCCGCTGGGGATACATCTGATCGGTTGTGGTGGTTCCAAGTTTGCACTGAAGTTGCATTCTTCCAGGTGGCACCCTCAGATGATAGCATGCGCTCTTCAGAGATTAATACAAA GTACCATTTAGACCTATGCAAGAATGTCTTTGGCAATGGCATCTATCCTGATGTTGATGCAACAAATATATACTATGGAGGCACAAAAATTGCTG gttcaaaaataatttttacgaATGGCTCCCAGGACCCCTGGCGACATGCATCCAAACTGACCTCAACCCCGGACA TgccttccttccttatttctTGTCATAATTGTGGCCATGGAACTGATCTGCGAGGATGTCCCCAATCTCCTTTAAGCCCTGAAG GTGATGCCAAGAACTGTAGCTCTCCTGATGCAGTTCACAAAGTTAGGCAACAGATCATAGAACACATAGACCTGTGGCTGTCCCAGTGCCAGGCCACAG ATGTGTAA
- the LOC100854228 gene encoding probable serine protease EDA2 isoform X2: MRLVLILTTFSLLCLASNGAITSRLLQRNSHSSNFLTTDELWFNQTVDHFSPLDHSKFPQRYYEFTDYFRLPDGPIFLKICGEASCDGIPNDYISVLAKKFGAAVVSLEHRYYGKSSPFRSLRTENLKYLSSKQALFDLAVFRQYYQESLNVKVNRSNVENPWFVFGVSYAGALSAWFRLKFPHLTCGSLASSAVVLAIYNFTEFDRQIGESAGAECKAVLQEVNGLVEQRLAVDGNAVKSLFGAASLKIDADFLYLLADAAVTAFQYGNPDMLCSPLVQAKKDGEDLENAYATYVKEYYLGTFGVSIETYNQQHLKRTNSAGDTSDRLWWFQVCTEVAFFQVAPSDDSMRSSEINTKYHLDLCKNVFGNGIYPDVDATNIYYGGTKIAGSKIIFTNGSQDPWRHASKLTSTPDMPSFLISCHNCGHGTDLRGCPQSPLSPEGDAKNCSSPDAVHKVRQQIIEHIDLWLSQCQATGRSYM; the protein is encoded by the exons ATGAGGCTGGTCCTCATTTTGACAACGTTTTCGTTGCTGTGCTTGGCCTCCAATGGCGCTATAACTTCTCGATTGCTTCAGCGCAATTCTCATAGCAGCAATTTCTTGACCACCGACGAACTCTGGTTCAATCAGACTGTCGATCACTTCTCCCCTTTG GATCACAGTAAGTTTCCGCAACGGTACTATGAATTCACTGACTACTTTCGACTTCCTGATGGAccgatttttttaaagatatgtGGAGAAGCTTCATGCGATGGGATACCCAATGATTATATCAGT GTTTTGGCAAAGAAATTTGGAGCAGCTGTGGTTTCTCTTGAGCATCGCTACTATGGAAAGAGTTCCCCCTTTCGGTCTCTGAGAACAGAAAATCTGAAATATCTTTCATCTAAGCAGGCACTTTTTGATTTGGCCGTTTTCCGTCAATATTATCAG GAATCCTTGAACGTAAAAGTCAATCGATCAAATGTTGAAAATCCATGGTTTGTTTTTGGTGTTTCGTATGCTGGTGCTCTTAGTGCATGGTTTCGTCTAAAGTTCCCACATTTAACATGTGGAAGTCTTGCCAGTTCTGCAGTTGTCCTTGCTATTTACAACTTTACTGAATTTGACCGTCAG ATTGGAGAGTCAGCTGGTGCTGAATGTAAAGCTGTATTACAAGAAGTTAATGGACTTGTTGAACAGAGGCTTGCAGTTGATGGAAATGCTGTGAAGTCATTGTTTGGTGCTGCTAGT CTCAAGATTGATGCTGATTTCCTGTATCTTCTGGCAGATGCTGCAGTTACAGCA TTTCAATATGGTAATCCAGATATGCTATGCTCCCCTCTTGTTCAAGCGAAAAAGGATGGAGAGGATCTGGAG AATGCGTATGCCACATATGTAAAAGAGTATTATCTTGGAACCTTTGGTGTCAGCATTGAAACTTATAATCAGCAGCATTTGAAAAGAACTAATTCCGCTGGGGATACATCTGATCGGTTGTGGTGGTTCCAAGTTTGCACTGAAGTTGCATTCTTCCAGGTGGCACCCTCAGATGATAGCATGCGCTCTTCAGAGATTAATACAAA GTACCATTTAGACCTATGCAAGAATGTCTTTGGCAATGGCATCTATCCTGATGTTGATGCAACAAATATATACTATGGAGGCACAAAAATTGCTG gttcaaaaataatttttacgaATGGCTCCCAGGACCCCTGGCGACATGCATCCAAACTGACCTCAACCCCGGACA TgccttccttccttatttctTGTCATAATTGTGGCCATGGAACTGATCTGCGAGGATGTCCCCAATCTCCTTTAAGCCCTGAAG GTGATGCCAAGAACTGTAGCTCTCCTGATGCAGTTCACAAAGTTAGGCAACAGATCATAGAACACATAGACCTGTGGCTGTCCCAGTGCCAGGCCACAGGTAGGAGTTATATGTGA
- the LOC100854228 gene encoding probable serine protease EDA2 isoform X1: protein MRLVLILTTFSLLCLASNGAITSRLLQRNSHSSNFLTTDELWFNQTVDHFSPLDHSKFPQRYYEFTDYFRLPDGPIFLKICGEASCDGIPNDYISVLAKKFGAAVVSLEHRYYGKSSPFRSLRTENLKYLSSKQALFDLAVFRQYYQESLNVKVNRSNVENPWFVFGVSYAGALSAWFRLKFPHLTCGSLASSAVVLAIYNFTEFDRQIGESAGAECKAVLQEVNGLVEQRLAVDGNAVKSLFGAASLKIDADFLYLLADAAVTAFQYGNPDMLCSPLVQAKKDGEDLENAYATYVKEYYLGTFGVSIETYNQQHLKRTNSAGDTSDRLWWFQVCTEVAFFQVAPSDDSMRSSEINTKYHLDLCKNVFGNGIYPDVDATNIYYGGTKIAGSKIIFTNGSQDPWRHASKLTSTPDMPSFLISCHNCGHGTDLRGCPQSPLSPEGMLTGFSFLCCEYSLRFQMKTLYASKTWYTSNIRLSFNKKST from the exons ATGAGGCTGGTCCTCATTTTGACAACGTTTTCGTTGCTGTGCTTGGCCTCCAATGGCGCTATAACTTCTCGATTGCTTCAGCGCAATTCTCATAGCAGCAATTTCTTGACCACCGACGAACTCTGGTTCAATCAGACTGTCGATCACTTCTCCCCTTTG GATCACAGTAAGTTTCCGCAACGGTACTATGAATTCACTGACTACTTTCGACTTCCTGATGGAccgatttttttaaagatatgtGGAGAAGCTTCATGCGATGGGATACCCAATGATTATATCAGT GTTTTGGCAAAGAAATTTGGAGCAGCTGTGGTTTCTCTTGAGCATCGCTACTATGGAAAGAGTTCCCCCTTTCGGTCTCTGAGAACAGAAAATCTGAAATATCTTTCATCTAAGCAGGCACTTTTTGATTTGGCCGTTTTCCGTCAATATTATCAG GAATCCTTGAACGTAAAAGTCAATCGATCAAATGTTGAAAATCCATGGTTTGTTTTTGGTGTTTCGTATGCTGGTGCTCTTAGTGCATGGTTTCGTCTAAAGTTCCCACATTTAACATGTGGAAGTCTTGCCAGTTCTGCAGTTGTCCTTGCTATTTACAACTTTACTGAATTTGACCGTCAG ATTGGAGAGTCAGCTGGTGCTGAATGTAAAGCTGTATTACAAGAAGTTAATGGACTTGTTGAACAGAGGCTTGCAGTTGATGGAAATGCTGTGAAGTCATTGTTTGGTGCTGCTAGT CTCAAGATTGATGCTGATTTCCTGTATCTTCTGGCAGATGCTGCAGTTACAGCA TTTCAATATGGTAATCCAGATATGCTATGCTCCCCTCTTGTTCAAGCGAAAAAGGATGGAGAGGATCTGGAG AATGCGTATGCCACATATGTAAAAGAGTATTATCTTGGAACCTTTGGTGTCAGCATTGAAACTTATAATCAGCAGCATTTGAAAAGAACTAATTCCGCTGGGGATACATCTGATCGGTTGTGGTGGTTCCAAGTTTGCACTGAAGTTGCATTCTTCCAGGTGGCACCCTCAGATGATAGCATGCGCTCTTCAGAGATTAATACAAA GTACCATTTAGACCTATGCAAGAATGTCTTTGGCAATGGCATCTATCCTGATGTTGATGCAACAAATATATACTATGGAGGCACAAAAATTGCTG gttcaaaaataatttttacgaATGGCTCCCAGGACCCCTGGCGACATGCATCCAAACTGACCTCAACCCCGGACA TgccttccttccttatttctTGTCATAATTGTGGCCATGGAACTGATCTGCGAGGATGTCCCCAATCTCCTTTAAGCCCTGAAGGTATGTTAACTGGTTTCAGCTTTTTATGTTGCGAATACTCTCTGAGGTTTCAAATGAAAACCTTGTATGCCTCAAAAACATGGTATACAAGTAACATAAGGTTGAGTTTCAACAAAAAGTCCACTTGA
- the LOC100852825 gene encoding B-box zinc finger protein 19 isoform X1 translates to MRTLCDVCESAAAILFCAADEAALCRVCDEKVHMCNKLASRHVRVGLADPSDVPRCDICENAPAFFYCEIDGTSLCLQCDMIVHVGGKRTHGRYLLLRQRVEFPGDKSGNLEDPALLPMEPGENRRGQNQSSKPTVVENQQNRRVSPVPTMDANADGHAKMDTKLIDLNMKPHRIHGQASNNQEACFLLDFSTKPGK, encoded by the exons ATGCGAACACTTTGTGACGTCTGTGAGAGCGCCGCTGCTATTCTCTTTTGCGCTGCCGATGAGGCTGCTCTGTGCCGAGTCTGCGACGAGAAG GTCCACATGTGTAATAAGCTTGCTAGCAGGCATGTGAGGGTAGGGCTTGCTGACCCCAGTGATGTTCCCCGGTGTGACATATGTGAAAATGCACCAG CATTCTTTTACTGTGAGATAGATGGAACTTCCCTTTGTTTGCAATGTGATATGATTGTACATGTTGGAGGTAAAAGAACTCATGGAAGATATCTCCTCTTGAGGCAGAGAGTTGAG TTTCCAGGAGATAAATCTGGGAATCTTGAGGACCCAGCCTTGCTACCAATGGAACCAGGTGAGAACAGGAGAGGACAAAATCAGTCATCTAAACCAACAGTGGTAGAAAACCAGCAAAATCGCAGAGTCTCTCCTGTTCCCACAATGGATGCTAATGCTGATGGGCATGCCAAAATGGACActaaattgattgatttgaaTATGAAGCCACACCGAATACATGGACAAGCTTCAAACAATCAG GAGGCATGCTTCCTGCTGGATTTCAGCACAAAGCCTGGAAAGTGA
- the LOC100852825 gene encoding B-box zinc finger protein 19 isoform X2 yields the protein MRTLCDVCESAAAILFCAADEAALCRVCDEKVHMCNKLASRHVRVGLADPSDVPRCDICENAPAFFYCEIDGTSLCLQCDMIVHVGGKRTHGRYLLLRQRVEFPGDKSGNLEDPALLPMEPGENRRGQNQSSKPTVVENQQNRRVSPVPTMDANADGHAKMDTKLIDLNMKPHRIHGQASNNQH from the exons ATGCGAACACTTTGTGACGTCTGTGAGAGCGCCGCTGCTATTCTCTTTTGCGCTGCCGATGAGGCTGCTCTGTGCCGAGTCTGCGACGAGAAG GTCCACATGTGTAATAAGCTTGCTAGCAGGCATGTGAGGGTAGGGCTTGCTGACCCCAGTGATGTTCCCCGGTGTGACATATGTGAAAATGCACCAG CATTCTTTTACTGTGAGATAGATGGAACTTCCCTTTGTTTGCAATGTGATATGATTGTACATGTTGGAGGTAAAAGAACTCATGGAAGATATCTCCTCTTGAGGCAGAGAGTTGAG TTTCCAGGAGATAAATCTGGGAATCTTGAGGACCCAGCCTTGCTACCAATGGAACCAGGTGAGAACAGGAGAGGACAAAATCAGTCATCTAAACCAACAGTGGTAGAAAACCAGCAAAATCGCAGAGTCTCTCCTGTTCCCACAATGGATGCTAATGCTGATGGGCATGCCAAAATGGACActaaattgattgatttgaaTATGAAGCCACACCGAATACATGGACAAGCTTCAAACAATCAG CATTGA
- the LOC100852802 gene encoding glyoxylase I 4: MKHPAQRAKAENESRVTRAMEIEELNGLESLPLLSLNHVSLLCRSVWNSVRFYEDVLGFCLIKRPTSFDFTGAWLFNYGIGIHLLENPAMEEYDQINDPRPINPKDNHISFLCTDVGIVKKRLQEMGMRYVTAVVEDDDANKVDQVFFHDPDGYMIEICNCENIPIIPISSCSLKPRESLYNSTTAGYKCGFVETVMMDKCGFMETVMMESLSKDMMNFSF, from the exons ATGAAGCATCCAGCACAAAGAGCTAAAGCAGAGAACGAAAGCAGAGTGACAAGAGCCATGGAAATCGAGGAACTGAACGGCCTTGAGTCACTGCCCCTGCTCTCATTGAACCATGTGTCTCTGTTGTGCAGATCGGTGTGGAATTCTGTACGATTCTATGAAGACGTTCTGGGATTTTGTCTCATCAAACGCCCCACTTCTTTTGATTTCACTGGAGCTTG GTTGTTCAATTATGGCATTGGGATACACCTGCTGGAGAACCCGGCAATGGAGGAGTACGACCAAATCAATGATCCTCGACCCATTAATCCCAAGGATAACCACATCTCCTTCTTG TGTACTGATGTGGGAATTGTGAAGAAGAGGCTGCAAGAAATGGGGATGAGGTACGTGACAGCAGTGGTGGAGGACGACGATGCGAACAAGGTGGATCAGGTGTTTTTCCATGACCCAGATGGCTACATGATTGAGATATGCAACTGTGAGAACATCCCAATCATTCCCATCTCTTCCTGCTCACTCAAACCCAGGGAGAGTCTGTACAACAGCACCACTGCTGGATATAAGTGTGGATTCGTGGAGACTGTGATGATGGACAAGTGTGGATTCATGGAGACTGTGATGATGGAGTCCCTGAGCAAGGATATGATGAACTTCTCATTCTAA